Proteins found in one Aspergillus chevalieri M1 DNA, chromosome 2, nearly complete sequence genomic segment:
- the SKI6 gene encoding exosome non-catalytic core subunit SKI6 (BUSCO:EOG0926407T;~COG:J;~EggNog:ENOG410PI30;~InterPro:IPR020568,IPR027408,IPR001247,IPR036345;~PFAM:PF01138) produces MPLDTSTTYPLTKLRLDGRRWNELRLLQAQISTNPASSGSSYLCMGNTAIMCSVHGPAEGKRGDGSAGGAAGSAEAIVEVDVNIAGFAGVDRKRRVGGSDRQSSRIATTLRAAFQSHLHTYLYPHSTISIHVSVLSSDGSLLAAAINACTLALVDAGIPMPGLLCGCTAGMSGSASTPRDPSEDSLDPLLDLSLPEEQELPFLTVGTTTAVPVGEMALDEADAEEEEMKVSMLNMDSKVHCTYIETMLAVGIDGCKQIREVLDGVIKGR; encoded by the exons ATGCCCCTCGACACATCAACAACATACCCCCTCACCAAACTCCGCCTCGACGGCCGCCGCTGGAACGAGCTGCGTCTCCTGCAAGCCCAAATCTCCACCAACCCAGCCAGCTCCGGCTCCTCGTACCTATGCATGGGCAACACGGCGATCATGTGCTCCGTCCACGGGCCGGCCGAGGGAAAGCGAGGAGATGGCTCTGCAGGTGGTGCGGCGGGTTCAGCGGAGGCGATTGTTGAGGTTGATGTGAATATTGCCGGGTTTGCAGGCGTGGATCGCAAGAGGAGGGTTGGGGGAAGTGATCG ACAATCCTCACGCATCGCTACAACCCTCCGCGCCGCCTTCCAATCACACCTGCACACCTACCTCTACCCGCACAGCACAATCAGCATCCACGTCTCGGTGCTCTCGTCTGACGGCTCGCTCCTCGCCGCCGCCATCAATGCCTGTACGCTCGCCCTTGTCGACGCCGGAATCCCCATGCCCGGCCTCCTCTGCGGCTGCACGGCCGGCATGAGCGGCAGCGCGTCGACCCCGCGCGATCCCAGCGAAGACTCGCTGGACCCATTACTGGACCTTTCGTTGCCGGAGGAGCAGGAATTGCCGTTTTTAACGGTTGGTACGACGACAGCGGTGCCGGTGGGCGAGATGGCACTGGATGAGGCggatgcggaggaggaggagatgaaGGTGTCGATGCTGAATATGGATTCCAAGGTGCATTGTACGTATATCGAGACAATGCTGGCTGTTGGGATTGATGGGTGTAAGCAGATTCGGGAGGTGTTGGATGGAGTGATTAAAGGCCGGTAG